The Amycolatopsis mongoliensis genome includes a window with the following:
- a CDS encoding aminotransferase-like domain-containing protein, with the protein MDDYRVVADALAADIEAGRLRPGDRLPPQRRFARQRGIANSTAARVYGELVRRGLAVGEVGRGTFVRAAKPPPEPALAEPGDARVDLELNFAVLPDRTALLARALQPLLRDDVLTAALHPIGAAGTPAAREAAATLLTRGDWRPDRGNILFTGNGRQAIAAAIAAFVPVGERLAVESLTYPVVKAVAARLGVELVPIETDEHGLVPEALAAAGPVRALYVQPTLHNPLGTTMPVPRREELAGLVARLDLPVIEDGIYTFLRDDVRPFAAYAPERTVFVDSLSKRVAPGLTVGFLVAPPAWTARLAASVRSGAWAASRFAVEAATQWIVTGTLADVEAAKRADAAARAAVVAEKLPGLRGDAASYHRWWELPDQWRAETFVAAAARRGIALLPAAAFAVLPGHAPNAVRIAVSAPPVETLAAALDVLAVLASGSPDDLLAD; encoded by the coding sequence ATGGACGACTACCGCGTCGTCGCGGACGCCCTCGCCGCCGACATCGAGGCCGGCCGCCTCCGGCCCGGCGACCGGCTCCCGCCGCAGCGCCGCTTCGCGCGGCAGCGCGGGATCGCGAACTCCACCGCCGCCCGCGTCTACGGGGAGCTCGTCCGGCGGGGCCTGGCCGTCGGCGAGGTCGGGCGCGGCACGTTCGTCCGGGCCGCGAAGCCGCCGCCCGAACCCGCGCTCGCCGAACCCGGGGACGCCCGCGTCGACCTCGAGCTCAACTTCGCCGTCCTGCCCGACCGGACCGCGCTGCTGGCCCGCGCACTGCAGCCCTTGCTGCGCGACGACGTCCTCACCGCGGCCCTGCACCCGATCGGCGCCGCGGGCACACCTGCCGCGCGGGAAGCCGCGGCGACGCTGCTCACCCGCGGCGACTGGCGGCCGGACCGGGGGAACATCCTGTTCACCGGCAACGGCAGGCAGGCCATCGCGGCGGCGATCGCCGCGTTCGTGCCGGTGGGGGAGCGGCTCGCGGTGGAGTCGCTGACCTACCCCGTCGTGAAGGCCGTCGCGGCCAGGCTCGGCGTGGAGCTGGTGCCGATCGAGACCGACGAGCACGGGCTCGTCCCGGAGGCACTGGCCGCGGCCGGGCCGGTGCGCGCGCTGTACGTCCAGCCGACCCTGCACAACCCGCTCGGCACGACGATGCCCGTGCCGCGCCGCGAGGAGCTGGCCGGCCTCGTCGCCCGGCTGGACCTGCCCGTCATCGAGGACGGCATCTACACCTTCCTGCGCGACGACGTCCGGCCGTTCGCCGCGTACGCGCCGGAGCGGACGGTGTTCGTCGACAGCCTGTCCAAGCGCGTCGCGCCGGGCCTGACGGTGGGATTCCTGGTGGCGCCGCCGGCCTGGACCGCGCGGCTGGCGGCGTCGGTGCGGTCGGGCGCCTGGGCCGCGTCGCGCTTCGCCGTCGAAGCGGCGACTCAGTGGATCGTGACGGGCACCCTCGCCGACGTCGAAGCCGCGAAACGGGCGGATGCCGCCGCGCGGGCGGCGGTGGTCGCGGAGAAGCTGCCGGGACTGCGCGGTGACGCGGCGTCCTACCACCGCTGGTGGGAGCTGCCGGACCAGTGGCGGGCGGAGACGTTCGTCGCGGCGGCGGCCCGGCGCGGGATCGCCCTGCTGCCGGCCGCGGCGTTCGCGGTGCTGCCGGGGCACGCGCCGAACGCCGTGCGGATCGCGGTGTCGGCGCCGCCGGTGGAGACGCTGGCCGCGGCGCTGGACGTCCTGGCCGTGCTGGCGAGCGGCAGCCCGGACGACCTGCTGGCCGACTGA
- a CDS encoding O-methyltransferase codes for MTDQTWAEVDDYFTGALLSPDPVLDGALADSAAAGLPRIAVAPNQGKLLNLLARQAGARSILEIGTLGGYSTIWLARALPAGGKLVTCEYEPKHAEVARANLARAGFGEDVVTIEVGAALDTLPRLTGPFDFVFIDADKRNLANYVRATLALSRPGTTIVVDNVVRQGRVTDPASTDPNVVGVREMVNFLATEPRLDATAVQTVGGKGHDGFVLALVR; via the coding sequence ATGACCGACCAGACCTGGGCCGAAGTCGACGACTACTTCACCGGCGCGCTGCTCTCCCCCGATCCGGTGCTCGACGGCGCGCTCGCCGACTCGGCCGCCGCCGGGCTGCCGCGCATCGCCGTCGCCCCCAACCAGGGCAAGCTGCTGAACCTGCTGGCCCGCCAGGCCGGAGCCCGCTCGATCCTGGAGATCGGCACGCTCGGCGGGTACAGCACGATCTGGCTGGCCCGCGCGCTGCCGGCCGGCGGCAAGCTGGTGACCTGCGAGTACGAGCCCAAGCACGCCGAAGTCGCCCGGGCCAACCTGGCACGCGCGGGCTTCGGCGAGGACGTCGTCACCATCGAGGTCGGCGCCGCGCTCGACACGCTGCCGAGGCTGACCGGGCCGTTCGACTTCGTCTTCATCGACGCCGACAAGCGCAACCTCGCGAACTACGTGCGCGCGACGCTGGCGCTGTCGCGGCCGGGCACGACGATCGTCGTCGACAACGTCGTCCGGCAGGGACGGGTCACCGACCCGGCGAGCACCGACCCGAACGTCGTGGGCGTCCGGGAGATGGTCAACTTCCTCGCCACCGAGCCGCGGCTGGACGCGACCGCCGTCCAGACCGTGGGCGGCAAGGGGCACGACGGGTTCGTGCTGGCCCTGGTCCGCTGA
- a CDS encoding transglycosylase domain-containing protein: MTLATEENEEEDAKPDTPRRRRWRRIRRIGYWTFGLLVGVPLIAFWVAYLVLDVRSPQEVLAGLDKTVVLKYSDGSTLLKVIPADGDRTFVPYSQVPAKLRDAIIATEDPTFWDNQGFDPTGIGRAFLTGVGGGSGITQQYIKKSTGDDDATLGRKFAELVLATKITQEQSKEQIFESYVNIISFGRGTFGPAAAMNAYFGKKLDDSITWSEAAFLAGMIQSPSVHDPAASGDAHAARRWEYVRDKLKDRGYVQSDEKMAYPGAEVQAPSETRAGRVTYDEFHIKQQVLAELEQDGFPLGRLQQGTMTVETTLDHGMQDAAKKALQERLKSEPKEFRGAVVAVDPKTGAVRVYQGGDQGVRDYASTPHAAGSAFYPFTLAAALRRGYGPDVPVPAPEEQEFLGEKFKYPDVCGLKCTPRTAMRAHADGPFIALAKKLGPDALSDTARQAGIPETVDGTPTMREKDGFLIGPGIAIGRYPLRPLDMAGAYATFAAEGRRTTPHLVAKVRDESGAVVWEHTDTARPAFDEDGDESRRIAQDVTGTLTDGGGAALRTGEAEHGSSPDNQDAWAVGYTPQLATAVWIGSDDDRRLKDASGAKLTGDVVPADIWRGVMAAAHQDATARPPAAGPPPVVRPPR; encoded by the coding sequence GTGACCTTGGCGACCGAGGAAAATGAGGAAGAAGACGCGAAGCCGGACACCCCGCGCCGCCGGCGGTGGCGGCGGATCCGGCGGATCGGGTACTGGACCTTCGGGCTGCTGGTCGGCGTCCCGCTGATCGCCTTCTGGGTCGCCTACCTCGTGCTCGACGTCCGCAGTCCCCAGGAGGTCCTCGCCGGGCTCGACAAGACCGTCGTCCTCAAGTACTCGGACGGGTCGACGCTGCTCAAGGTCATCCCGGCCGACGGCGACCGGACGTTCGTGCCCTACTCGCAGGTGCCCGCCAAGCTGCGTGACGCGATCATCGCCACCGAGGACCCGACGTTCTGGGACAACCAGGGCTTCGACCCGACCGGCATCGGTCGCGCGTTCCTCACCGGCGTCGGCGGCGGGTCCGGGATCACGCAGCAGTACATCAAGAAGTCCACCGGCGACGACGACGCCACGCTCGGGCGCAAGTTCGCCGAGCTCGTGCTGGCCACGAAGATCACGCAGGAGCAGAGCAAGGAACAGATCTTCGAGAGCTACGTCAACATCATCTCCTTCGGCCGCGGCACGTTCGGGCCCGCCGCGGCGATGAACGCCTACTTCGGCAAGAAGCTCGACGACTCGATCACCTGGAGCGAAGCCGCCTTCCTCGCCGGGATGATCCAGTCGCCGTCGGTGCACGACCCGGCCGCCTCGGGCGACGCCCACGCCGCCCGGCGCTGGGAGTACGTGCGCGACAAGCTCAAGGACCGCGGCTACGTGCAGAGCGACGAGAAGATGGCCTACCCCGGCGCCGAGGTCCAGGCGCCGTCGGAGACCCGCGCGGGCCGCGTCACCTACGACGAGTTCCACATCAAGCAGCAGGTCCTGGCCGAGCTCGAACAGGACGGCTTCCCGCTCGGCCGGCTCCAGCAGGGCACCATGACCGTCGAGACGACGCTGGACCACGGCATGCAGGACGCCGCGAAGAAGGCGTTGCAGGAGAGGCTGAAGAGCGAGCCGAAGGAGTTCCGCGGCGCGGTGGTCGCCGTCGACCCGAAGACCGGCGCCGTCCGCGTCTACCAGGGCGGCGACCAGGGCGTCCGCGACTACGCGAGCACCCCGCACGCGGCAGGCTCGGCGTTCTACCCGTTCACCCTCGCCGCCGCCCTGCGCCGCGGCTACGGCCCGGACGTGCCGGTCCCGGCGCCCGAGGAACAGGAGTTCCTGGGCGAGAAGTTCAAGTACCCGGACGTCTGCGGCCTCAAGTGCACGCCGCGCACGGCGATGCGGGCGCACGCCGACGGTCCCTTCATCGCCCTGGCGAAGAAGCTCGGCCCGGACGCGCTGAGCGACACCGCACGGCAGGCGGGCATCCCCGAGACCGTCGACGGCACGCCGACCATGCGGGAGAAAGACGGCTTCCTCATCGGGCCGGGCATCGCGATCGGCCGGTACCCGCTGCGGCCGCTGGACATGGCCGGCGCCTACGCGACCTTCGCTGCCGAGGGCCGCCGCACCACTCCGCACCTGGTGGCGAAGGTGCGCGACGAGAGCGGCGCGGTCGTCTGGGAGCACACCGACACCGCGCGCCCGGCGTTCGACGAAGACGGCGACGAAAGCCGCCGCATCGCCCAGGACGTCACCGGCACGCTGACCGACGGCGGCGGGGCCGCGCTGCGCACCGGCGAGGCCGAGCACGGCAGCAGCCCGGACAACCAGGACGCCTGGGCCGTCGGCTACACCCCGCAGCTGGCGACCGCGGTCTGGATCGGCTCGGACGACGATCGCCGGCTGAAGGACGCCAGCGGCGCGAAGCTCACCGGCGACGTCGTCCCGGCCGACATCTGGCGCGGGGTCATGGCGGCGGCGCACCAGGACGCGACGGCCCGGCCACCGGCCGCGGGCCCGCCGCCGGTGGTGCGGCCGCCGCGCTGA
- a CDS encoding FadR/GntR family transcriptional regulator, whose translation MEPTSVVNAGEALFRPVRAGNAFEETVERLLQAIRLGVVGVGERLPSERELAERLGVSRVTLREAIRALSDAGYVESRRGRYGGTFVNDTLPGPPERSPGGKVEPVALEDALSLRYVLETGAAEMAAARSLSPADRQHLTGTLAEAAGADLDDYRRKDSRLHLAIAEVTASGSLTTAMADARTRVNQLLDRIPLLPPNLEHSNAQHEAIVDAILAGDAPAARQAMAEHIEGTASLLRAFLA comes from the coding sequence ATGGAACCGACCTCGGTGGTGAATGCCGGTGAAGCGCTGTTCCGGCCGGTCCGCGCGGGCAACGCCTTCGAGGAGACCGTCGAGCGGCTGCTCCAGGCCATCCGCCTCGGCGTGGTCGGCGTGGGGGAGCGGCTGCCGTCGGAGCGCGAGCTCGCCGAGCGGCTCGGGGTCAGCCGTGTCACGCTCCGCGAAGCCATCCGCGCGCTCTCCGACGCCGGTTACGTCGAGTCACGTCGAGGCCGCTACGGCGGCACTTTCGTGAACGACACCCTGCCCGGACCGCCGGAACGGTCACCCGGAGGCAAGGTCGAACCCGTCGCGCTGGAGGACGCGCTGAGCCTCCGCTACGTCCTCGAGACGGGCGCCGCGGAGATGGCCGCCGCCCGTTCGCTGAGCCCGGCCGACCGGCAGCACCTCACCGGCACGCTCGCCGAAGCCGCCGGTGCGGACCTGGACGACTACCGCCGCAAGGACTCCCGCCTGCACCTGGCGATCGCGGAGGTGACGGCGTCCGGCTCCCTGACCACGGCGATGGCCGACGCCCGCACCCGCGTCAACCAGCTGCTCGACCGGATCCCGCTGCTCCCGCCCAACCTCGAGCACTCGAACGCCCAGCACGAGGCGATCGTCGACGCGATCCTGGCCGGCGACGCCCCCGCGGCACGCCAGGCCATGGCGGAGCACATCGAAGGCACGGCGTCACTCCTGCGCGCGTTCCTCGCCTGA
- a CDS encoding L-serine ammonia-lyase, translated as MAISVFDLFSIGIGPSSSHTVGPMRAALTFANGLGADLGKTARVQAELFGSLGATGFGHGSDKAVLLGLSGERPEEIDTDTVPGKIAEIREAGRLRVLGTHEIAFDEDTDLTMHRRKSLPAHPNGMVFRAFDASGSVLSERTYYSVGGGFVRDESYETDAVFVEDSTPVPYPFRTGADLLGHCASTGLPISEIMLANELSWRSREEVRSGLLDIWAVMAECVRNGCTHEGVLPGGLKVPRRAKALHEKLLAEDGADDPLYAMDWVSLYALAVNEENAAGGRVVTAPTNGAAGIIPAVLHYYQRFIRHSSDDGIVTFMLTAAAIGSILKQTGSISGAEVGCQGEVGSASAMAAAGLTEVLGGSPAQVENAAEIGVEHHLGLTCDPVGGLVQIPCIERNAVGASKAIHAARMAMRGDGSHVVTLDKAIKTMRETGADMSVKYKETARGGLAVNVIEC; from the coding sequence ATGGCGATCAGCGTCTTCGACCTGTTTTCCATCGGCATCGGCCCGTCGAGCTCCCACACCGTCGGGCCGATGCGGGCGGCACTGACCTTTGCGAACGGACTCGGCGCGGATCTCGGGAAGACCGCGCGCGTGCAGGCCGAGCTGTTCGGCTCGCTCGGCGCGACCGGGTTCGGCCACGGCAGCGACAAAGCCGTCCTGCTCGGGCTTTCCGGCGAGCGTCCCGAGGAGATCGACACCGACACCGTGCCGGGCAAGATCGCGGAGATCCGCGAGGCCGGCCGGCTGCGGGTGCTCGGCACGCACGAGATCGCGTTCGACGAGGACACCGACCTCACCATGCACCGCCGCAAGTCCCTGCCGGCGCACCCGAACGGCATGGTCTTCCGCGCGTTCGACGCGTCGGGCTCGGTGCTGAGCGAGCGGACGTACTACTCGGTCGGCGGCGGCTTCGTCCGCGACGAGTCGTACGAGACGGACGCGGTGTTCGTCGAGGACTCGACGCCGGTGCCGTACCCGTTCCGCACGGGCGCGGACCTGCTCGGGCACTGCGCTTCGACCGGACTGCCGATCAGCGAGATCATGCTGGCCAACGAGCTGTCCTGGCGGTCGCGTGAAGAGGTGCGGTCCGGGCTGCTGGACATCTGGGCGGTCATGGCGGAGTGCGTCCGCAACGGCTGCACCCACGAAGGCGTGCTGCCGGGCGGCCTGAAGGTGCCGCGGCGCGCGAAGGCGTTGCACGAGAAGCTCCTGGCCGAGGACGGCGCGGACGACCCGCTGTACGCGATGGACTGGGTCAGCCTCTACGCGCTGGCGGTGAACGAGGAGAACGCCGCGGGCGGCCGCGTGGTCACCGCGCCGACCAACGGCGCCGCCGGCATCATCCCGGCCGTGCTGCACTACTACCAGCGGTTCATCCGGCACTCGTCGGACGACGGCATCGTGACGTTCATGCTCACCGCGGCCGCGATCGGCTCGATCCTCAAGCAGACGGGCTCGATTTCGGGTGCCGAGGTCGGCTGCCAGGGCGAGGTCGGCTCGGCTTCGGCGATGGCGGCGGCGGGGCTGACCGAGGTCCTCGGCGGCTCGCCGGCCCAGGTGGAGAACGCGGCGGAGATCGGGGTGGAGCACCACCTCGGCCTGACGTGCGACCCGGTCGGCGGGCTGGTGCAGATCCCGTGCATCGAGCGCAACGCGGTGGGCGCGTCGAAGGCGATCCACGCGGCCCGGATGGCGATGCGCGGCGACGGCAGCCACGTGGTGACGCTGGACAAGGCGATCAAGACGATGCGCGAGACGGGCGCGGACATGAGCGTGAAGTACAAGGAGACCGCCCGCGGCGGCCTGGCGGTGAACGTCATCGAGTGCTGA
- the lipA gene encoding lipoyl synthase: protein MSALPEGRKLLRLEVRNSETPIEKKPPWIKTRVRMGPEFTELKGLVRREGLHTVCEEAGCPNIYECWEDREATFLIGGDQCTRRCDFCQIDTGKPAALDRTEPRKVAESVQAMGLRYSTVTGVARDDLDDGGAWLYAETVRQIHALNPGTGVELLIPDFNADPAQLAEVFGSRPEVLAHNVETVPRIFKRIRPGFRYARSLEVITKAREAGLVTKSNLILGMGETPDEVAPAMQDLVDAGCEILTITQYLRPSPRHHPVDRWVKPEEFVEHSKAAEAMGFAGVMAGPLVRSSYRAGRLYAQTKGYRGEELPENLQHLADQGPAAQEASSLLAR, encoded by the coding sequence ATGAGCGCGCTGCCCGAGGGCCGGAAGCTGCTGCGGCTCGAGGTCCGCAACAGTGAGACGCCGATCGAGAAGAAGCCGCCGTGGATCAAGACGCGGGTGCGGATGGGGCCGGAGTTCACCGAACTCAAGGGTCTCGTGCGCCGCGAGGGTCTGCACACGGTGTGTGAAGAGGCTGGTTGTCCCAACATTTACGAGTGCTGGGAAGACCGGGAGGCCACGTTCCTGATCGGTGGGGATCAGTGCACGCGTCGGTGTGATTTCTGTCAGATCGACACGGGTAAGCCGGCTGCCTTGGATCGCACGGAGCCGCGGAAGGTCGCGGAGTCGGTGCAGGCGATGGGGTTGCGGTACTCGACGGTGACCGGTGTCGCGCGTGACGACCTGGACGACGGTGGCGCGTGGCTGTACGCGGAGACCGTGCGTCAGATCCACGCTCTGAACCCGGGTACCGGTGTGGAGTTGCTGATTCCGGACTTCAACGCTGATCCGGCGCAGCTGGCGGAGGTGTTCGGGTCGCGGCCGGAGGTGCTGGCGCACAACGTGGAGACGGTGCCGCGGATTTTCAAGCGGATCCGTCCCGGTTTCCGGTACGCGCGGTCCCTGGAAGTCATTACCAAGGCGCGTGAGGCCGGGCTTGTGACGAAGTCGAACCTGATCCTGGGCATGGGGGAGACGCCGGACGAGGTGGCTCCGGCGATGCAGGATCTGGTCGACGCGGGGTGCGAGATTTTGACGATCACGCAGTATCTGCGGCCGTCACCGCGGCATCACCCGGTGGATCGGTGGGTGAAGCCGGAGGAGTTCGTCGAGCATTCGAAGGCTGCCGAGGCGATGGGCTTCGCGGGTGTGATGGCGGGTCCGTTGGTGCGGTCGTCGTACCGCGCGGGACGGCTCTACGCGCAGACCAAGGGCTACCGTGGTGAGGAGCTGCCCGAGAACCTGCAGCACCTCGCCGACCAGGGCCCGGCCGCGCAAGAAGCCAGCTCTCTGCTGGCGCGATAG
- the glyA gene encoding serine hydroxymethyltransferase — MTTFDAHLSEVDPEVAAAVADELTRQQSTLEMIASENFAPVGVLEAQGSVLTNKYAEGYPGRRYYGGCEHVDVVEQLAIDRAKALFGAEHANVQPHSGAQANAAAMFAVLKPGDTILGLDLAHGGHLTHGMKINFSGKLYNVVAYHVDKETGIVDLAEIERLAVEHRPKLIIAGWSAYPRQLDFAEFRRIADKVDAKLMVDMAHFAGLVAAGLHPSPVPHADIVTTTTHKTLGGPRGGLILCRQELAKKINSAVFPGQQGGPLEHVIAAKAVALKIAASEEFKERQQRTLEGSRILASRLSQSDCADAGVRVLTGGTDVHLVLVDLVQSTLDGQQAEDRLHEVGITVNRNAVPFDPRPPMITSGLRIGTPALATRGFQADDFAEVADVIAEALKPDFDDALRSKLRDRVEALAAKHPLYAGLSR, encoded by the coding sequence ATGACGACCTTCGACGCGCACCTGTCCGAAGTCGACCCCGAGGTCGCCGCGGCCGTCGCCGACGAACTGACCCGCCAGCAGTCCACCCTGGAGATGATCGCGTCCGAGAACTTCGCCCCGGTGGGCGTGCTCGAAGCGCAGGGCTCGGTGCTGACCAACAAGTACGCCGAGGGCTACCCGGGCCGCCGCTACTACGGCGGCTGCGAGCACGTCGACGTCGTCGAGCAGCTCGCCATCGACCGCGCGAAGGCCCTCTTCGGCGCCGAGCACGCCAACGTCCAGCCGCACTCGGGCGCACAGGCCAACGCGGCCGCGATGTTCGCCGTGCTCAAGCCCGGCGACACCATCCTCGGCCTCGACCTGGCGCACGGCGGCCACCTGACGCACGGGATGAAGATCAATTTCTCGGGCAAGCTCTACAACGTCGTCGCCTACCACGTCGACAAAGAGACCGGCATCGTCGACCTGGCCGAGATCGAGCGGCTCGCCGTCGAGCACCGGCCGAAGCTGATCATCGCCGGCTGGTCCGCCTACCCGCGTCAGCTCGACTTCGCCGAGTTCCGCCGGATCGCCGACAAGGTCGACGCCAAGCTGATGGTCGACATGGCCCACTTCGCCGGGCTGGTCGCCGCCGGGCTGCACCCGTCGCCGGTGCCGCACGCCGACATCGTCACCACGACCACGCACAAGACCCTCGGCGGCCCGCGCGGCGGCCTGATCCTGTGCCGCCAGGAGCTGGCGAAGAAGATCAACTCGGCGGTGTTCCCGGGTCAGCAGGGCGGGCCGCTGGAGCACGTCATCGCGGCCAAGGCCGTCGCGCTGAAGATCGCCGCGAGCGAGGAGTTCAAGGAGCGCCAGCAGCGCACCCTGGAGGGCTCGCGCATTCTGGCTTCGCGGCTGTCCCAGTCCGACTGCGCCGACGCCGGTGTGCGCGTCCTGACCGGCGGCACCGACGTCCACCTGGTGCTGGTCGACCTCGTCCAGTCCACTCTGGACGGTCAGCAGGCCGAGGACCGGCTGCACGAGGTCGGCATCACGGTCAACCGCAACGCCGTCCCGTTCGACCCGCGCCCGCCGATGATCACCTCCGGCCTGCGGATCGGCACCCCGGCGCTCGCGACCCGCGGCTTCCAGGCGGACGACTTCGCCGAGGTCGCCGACGTCATCGCCGAGGCGCTCAAGCCGGACTTCGACGACGCCCTGCGTTCGAAGCTCCGCGACCGCGTCGAAGCCCTGGCCGCGAAGCACCCGTTGTACGCGGGCCTGTCCCGATGA
- the gcvH gene encoding glycine cleavage system protein GcvH, whose amino-acid sequence MSIPENLKYTKEHEWLNVEDGVATVGITAFAAESLGDIVFVQLPEAGSTVTAGEVFGEVESTKSVSELYAPVSGEVVEVNGATSDTPEVINSDPYTEGWLLKVRLTGDVPDLLDAAAYAKLTQEN is encoded by the coding sequence GTGAGCATCCCCGAGAACCTGAAGTACACCAAGGAACACGAGTGGCTGAACGTCGAGGACGGCGTCGCGACCGTCGGCATCACCGCCTTCGCCGCCGAGTCGCTCGGTGACATCGTGTTCGTCCAGCTGCCCGAGGCCGGCTCGACCGTGACCGCGGGCGAGGTGTTCGGCGAGGTCGAGTCGACCAAGTCGGTCAGCGAGCTGTACGCGCCCGTCTCCGGCGAGGTCGTCGAGGTGAACGGCGCCACTTCGGACACCCCCGAGGTCATCAACTCCGACCCGTACACGGAAGGCTGGCTGCTGAAGGTGCGTCTGACCGGGGACGTGCCGGACCTGCTCGACGCCGCCGCGTACGCCAAGCTCACCCAGGAGAACTGA
- the gcvT gene encoding glycine cleavage system aminomethyltransferase GcvT, which yields MSRETSLHGVHKGLGALFTDFAGWSMPVRYASELAEHKAVREAAGLFDLSHMAEIHVTGKQAADVLDFALVGNLTGVKPGRARYTMICNAEGGVLDDLVVYRLADEHYLVVANAGNAQVVADALEERVAGFDAVVDDRSETTALIAVQGPKAVEILAAVTDADLDALKYYASVPASVKGHDVLLARTGYTGEDGFELFVDADEAPAVWRLLLEAGEPHGLVPAGLACRDTLRLEAGMPLYGNELTVEQSPFEAGLGRVVKFEKPGDFVGRTALEERSKQDVPRVRVGLKGAGRRAPRHGYKLLAGDTEIGEVTSGALSPTLGYPIAMAYVDRAYAEPGTELSVDIRGRIEPVEVVALPFYSRA from the coding sequence ATGTCTCGCGAAACCTCCCTGCACGGAGTCCACAAGGGACTCGGTGCGCTGTTCACCGACTTCGCCGGCTGGTCGATGCCGGTCCGCTACGCCAGCGAGCTGGCCGAGCACAAGGCCGTCCGCGAGGCGGCCGGGCTGTTCGACCTCTCGCACATGGCCGAAATCCACGTCACCGGCAAGCAGGCCGCCGACGTCCTGGACTTCGCGCTGGTCGGCAACCTCACCGGGGTCAAGCCGGGCCGGGCGCGCTACACGATGATCTGCAACGCCGAGGGCGGCGTCCTCGACGACCTCGTCGTCTACCGCCTCGCCGACGAGCACTACCTCGTCGTCGCGAACGCGGGCAACGCGCAGGTCGTCGCGGACGCCCTGGAAGAGCGGGTCGCGGGCTTCGACGCCGTGGTCGACGACCGGTCGGAGACGACCGCCCTGATCGCCGTCCAGGGCCCGAAGGCCGTCGAGATCCTGGCCGCCGTCACCGACGCCGACCTGGACGCGCTGAAGTACTACGCCAGCGTCCCGGCGTCGGTGAAGGGACACGACGTCCTGCTCGCCCGCACCGGCTACACCGGCGAAGACGGCTTCGAGCTGTTCGTCGACGCCGACGAGGCCCCGGCGGTCTGGCGGCTGCTCCTGGAAGCGGGGGAGCCGCACGGGCTGGTCCCGGCCGGGCTGGCCTGCCGCGACACGCTGCGCCTGGAAGCCGGGATGCCGTTGTACGGCAACGAGCTCACCGTCGAGCAGAGCCCGTTCGAAGCCGGGCTCGGGCGCGTCGTCAAGTTCGAGAAGCCGGGCGACTTCGTCGGCCGCACGGCGCTGGAAGAGCGGTCCAAGCAGGACGTCCCCCGCGTGCGTGTCGGGCTCAAGGGCGCCGGCCGCCGTGCCCCGCGGCACGGCTACAAGCTGCTCGCGGGCGACACCGAAATCGGCGAGGTCACCAGCGGCGCGCTGTCGCCGACGCTGGGTTACCCGATCGCCATGGCGTACGTCGATCGGGCGTACGCCGAGCCCGGCACCGAGCTGTCCGTCGACATCCGGGGCAGGATCGAGCCCGTCGAGGTCGTCGCCCTGCCCTTCTACTCCCGCGCGTAA